Proteins encoded in a region of the Triticum dicoccoides isolate Atlit2015 ecotype Zavitan chromosome 3A, WEW_v2.0, whole genome shotgun sequence genome:
- the LOC119273234 gene encoding uncharacterized protein LOC119273234: protein STTGRTWSAIDFLDGRALLDGAPVPGKGGSSHLRYFSVRDLAVCDPVHGRYILLPAVPGDLKALVSEPDLLHLETFLAPGDDEEDPLSFRVMCLLQCRMNLLLLVFSSLDWQWHSLAFDQWSAQATFAPLEGTKDGLSDRQFVHGCFCWRFPLLNKLVLLDTRAMEFSAVNLPPEQGWSSNFVIVEAAEGMLGMLAEVYDRGNMYEPCWLRYSILRNNQWHLEKVIPLPEMHHVVLLGVGGGYLLIGAMYITSSGEEVMFGLFSVDVKTLQVELFAELSKIILSGRLYAGFPPSLCAPTI from the coding sequence TCCACCACCGGACGTACCTGGAGCGCGATTGACTTCTTGGACGGACGCGCCCTCCTCGACGGCGCCCCAGTCCCAGGCAAAGGCGGCAGCTCTCATCTGCGCTATTTTTCGGTAAGGGACCTCGCTGTGTGCGACCCCGTGCACGGCCGCTACATCCTGCTGCCCGCCGTCCCCGGCGACCTGAAAGCGCTGGTCAGTGAACCGGACCTCCTCCATCTGGAGACTTTCCTTGCTCCCGGCGATGATGAAGAGGACCCGTTATCATTCAGGGTCATGTGCTTGCTGCAGTGCAGAATGAATCTGCTGCTGCTCGTCTTCTCCTCTTTGGATTGGCAGTGGCATTCTCTTGCATTTGACCAATGGAGTGCTCAAGCTACGTTTGCTCCACTTGAAGGCACCAAGGATGGGCTCTCAGATCGTCAGTTCGTCCACGGATGCTTCTGTTGGCGTTTTCCCCTCCTGAACAAGTTGGTTCTGCTTGATACACGTGCCATGGAGTTCTCTGCTGTCAACCTACCACCTGAACAAGGATGGAGCAGCAATTTCGTCATTGTTGAGGCAGCAGAAGGAATGCTCGGAATGCTCGCTGAAGTCTATGACAGGGGTAACATGTATGAACCATGTTGGCTGAGGTATTCCATTCTgagaaataaccaatggcacttggAGAAGGTCATCCCGTTGCCGGAAATGCATCATGTTGTTCTGCTTGGTGTAGGCGGGGGATACCTGCTCATAGGAGCGATGTACATCACATCTTCAGGAGAGGAGGTGATGTTTGGGTTATTTTCGGTGGACGTCAAGACGTTGCAGGTCGAGTTGTTCGCTGAGCTTAGCAAAATCATCTTATCTGGTCGACTATATGCTGGTTTCCCACCATCATTATGTGCACCAACTATATGA